The region TGAACCATAACTCTTATTGCAAATGGAAAAGAAGAAAGTGTCGAGTCAAACAATGTAGAAAAGCGGCGAACCACCCAATTTTTAGAGGAACTAATACCAAGGGTTTCCTCAACAGACACAAAATAATCATCCTTTGTCTCCTTCAGAGGCGACGTTGTATTTCCTCCTTAGACCTTAGCCAACATGCTCCCCTTATTTCTTAAAGCAAAAGGCAGGTCGAGTTGTACCATGGCAGGACCAAAAGCTAAAAGAATGTCCTCACGTACCATTTGATCTAGAAAAATCAATCCAACGGTCGTCCTGAGTCAAGAAAGAGATAAAGTAAGTATCAAAAAGGAAATGAATGACACTACATATCACATCACTAGAAACACACCATATTTGTCTGGAGTTTTGTTCCTCGTTATAGAAATCAGCAACAAAGAATAAATAAGGCATAATGAAACTCATTCGACCAAAAATTCGGGATAACTTTTAATCTTCAGATAAAAAAAATGAGGTTAGCAAGAGTTACCAATGATGCATATTGGTTCATGATTGATTCAAACAACGAATAAAGAACTACAGAATGACAATGTAATTCCTTAACATGTGAAAGAAGAGGTTTAAATAGGAGAAAAAACAATGTAAAAGTAACCAAGTCATGTCTGCTATCAATAATTCCCAAGTAATTTGAAATATGGCACAAAATGTTTGTAGTTTAGGGCCTTATCTAGGGATGAGCACACGAGTGTTAAAAAGATTGAATATAACTCCAAGAAGAAGGGTAAAACAAATAGGGAGCCAACATCAGACTCGATATCAAATGAAGTTAAAACAGGGTAAAGGGAAAACATAAACCATGATCCTTTGAAGTGACGCCATACATATGAAATCATCACCGAAGAAACTTCCCACAAATCTGATCATTTTGACCAGAAAGCACCATGGCTCATTACTCGAGTCTATCAAATTAGGGCTGAGGGTGAAAATGACGCAACCCGTTAAGACTCAAATAGATAGActaacaatatatatatatatatatatatatatatatatatatatatatatatatatatatatatatatatatatatatatatatatatatatattatttatacTAGGTCCCAAATGATTCATCTCTTTTGGGATGATGAAACCCCTAAGAGGGAGTCACTGAGACTCACCCATGATCAATTGTACAATAAAGGGAGTGCGTGAATTAACGTTTCCTCAAAAAGCCGTGCATTGAAAGTTTCTTACAATACCTCTAACAAATGAAGCATTTGAAAAAGAGTCACATGCAAATCAAGTGATTTTGTCCATCTAGGTCTGTAAGTTCAAAAACCCAAACTTTATATTTAGAGACTTATGAGAATCCAATTCTTCAAAGGAATCATTTTTCTTACAAAAGATGAAAAGAAACACCATGAAGAAAGAAATCAAATTCATATTTAAAGAATACGAAACAAATTCACCAGAAAATAGAAATCCCCATAAGAAACAAATAGTTTGATATAATACAACTAAAAGAGACGTCAATTGTTAAAAAAATTCGGAAGAAAAAAGGATAAAAGTAAGTAAAGGTAGCAATATATAAGTAGCCAAAATCAAGGTAAGCTCGACCAAAAACCCAAGATATAGCTAAAGAAGCAGGGAAAATATCCAATATCAAAATGCAATATCGAAAAAAGAAGCTTGATCTATACCACACTTTAGGAAGAGAGAAATATAATTGTAGATGGAAACTAGAAAAATTTATACCATAAAAAGGTAAGTGAGGACAATACAAAACTACAAGCCATACCCGACTACACTAGAGTACACTTGTGGGAATGATATTTTGACATGTGTCTTCTTGGACGACCATGATTAAATATAAGGTTATGAGTCTTTACAAGAATCACCCCTTCCTTAGACGAGCCTTATAAGACTCCTATATAAGAGATCACATATGACAAATCAAGATACACAAAAAATTCATTAAATTTTATATCTCTTATATTCGACAATTATTGACTTGAATGTTCGAGTCTTTGCAAAAATCACCCCTTCTCCATTTACCTTATACAATTGAACAATAACATGATTTTTATACGAGAATAACAAACACCTAATATATTCATAAATAAGAAAAACTTTCAAACATGAAGGAACACTTTACTTATATAAAATGAATTGAAGACTTAAAAAAAACAAGTATGTAAATAAATCAGAAACGACAAAAAAAATATTATGTACGTGACGAGTAAAATCCTATCTACTAATTTTTAATATAAAATCAGAATATTTTTCAGGTAATAATTGACACCAAACACCATTTTCAAACATTATCATTTCACCCCGAAGATTTTAAAACTACAAATCAGCTGTCAAGTTTTATCTATGTACCAAGTCATGTATTTGATGAACTTTTATTCTAAAAGCCACCATAATAAATTGTTAATAATAGTAGAAGAAATGAATAATTTTATCAAAATTAATAGGTTTATTGATGTTCTTGGTTAAAGTATAAATAACTTTAAAACTATAATTAGAAAGAAAGTGACAAATAATTGATAACGAGAAACATGACACAGATTATTGTGGTCTAGCATTTTATCAGTAATCGGAAACGTccttaaaaataaaataaataaaaatatccTATTAATCTAATCTGAAAAAGTTGCTAGCTATGCCAATTTCTCAATTATGTCCAAACACCCATCCAATTCTACAAATCAAAGCCTGCAACcgtaacaacaacaacaacgacacTGGATCCAAGTCAGTTACAGGAAAACCCAGGGTCAGTCCCCAGCTGAACCGGTGGTCCAGGGCTCGTGCAATACGTTCCGGTCGAAAATTGGACCGCTCTAGCCCACGAACCCAAACCCTAGAACCCAACCATTCTCCCCCTACAGTTCCCTTCGCTGTCGATCCAGATGACACCGTCACTGAAGACGGCTCAGAGTTTAGGGCCAAATCCATTTATATTGTCTCTGATGGAACCGGTTGGACCGCTGAACACTCCGTTAATGCCGCTTTGGGTCAGTTCGATTACTGCTTGGTTGATCATGGCTGCCCCGTTAGTACCCATTTGTTTTCTGGGGTAACTTTCCTAACCCTCCTCCATAGAAATAAATAAGCCAATACAAACAAGCCCTATTTTGAATCATTACAATATATGTTTTTAgttatttgtttatatttatgttgaaattgttgttgttgattagaTTGATGAGGTGGAAAGGTTATTGGAGATAATAAAGCAAGCAGTGAAGGAAAATGCATTGCTGGTGTATACATTAGCTGACTCTTCATTATCTTCAGCGGCTGAGAAGGCCTGCAAATTATGGGGTGTGCCTTCTACTAATGTACTGGGACCCATTACCGAGGCCGTTGCTTCTCATTTGGGTGTGTCTCCTTCTGGCCTTCCTCGCGGAGCTTCCGGCGTTCCTCTGTCCGATGATTACTTTCGTAGGATTGAAGCTATTGAGTTCACTATCAAGCAAGATGATGGGGCATCTCCGCAGAATCTTGCCAAGGCGGATATTGTGCTTACTGGGGTTTCGCGCACTGGGAAGACGCCTTTGTCTATTTATCTTGCTCAGAAAGGGTATAAGGTCGCCAATGTACCGATTGTGATGGGCGTGGATATGCCTAAGACTCTCTCTCAGGTTGATCCAAAGAAAGTTTTTGGATTGACTATTAATCACAGTGTTTTACAGGAGATTAGAAGAACAAGGGCTAAAACTTTGGGGTTGAGTTCAGAATCAAGGACTAATTACTCGGAAATGGATTATATTCGAGAGGAACTTGAATTTGCACGAAAGCTCTTTGCTCAAAACCCTGTTTGGCCGGTTATTGGTAACAAGTTTAAATTACACCTGATTTTACATTTCTATAATTTGAACTGGGATTTAGATTATTTCAAAGGGAGTTGCAAAATATTACTTTTAAACTAATGTTGATGAAATCTAAATTTATATACTAATGAATACAGATGTGACTGCAAAAGCCATAGAAGAAACTGCAGCAGTTGTATTGAGGCTGTTCCATGACCGGAAGCATAAGTGCACCATGTCTAGGATCTCAAAACGCTATTAGAGATACGATTTTCTCTCTTGTTGAACTCCATATTGTAAATCACCAAAGTTGTACACTCTTCAATCATAGGGATCAATTTCCACTCGCCTATGCTCGTGATAGCTCTGTAAAGCCTCCACATAATTTCCTTCCGATTGAGCCAACATCCGATATGGTTGTTGTTCTGTTCAAAGATTCTCTTCCCTTACTCCTTTGATTATGTCAATTGTCTAAAATATGGATTCATAAACCAATATTTGAAGCCAGATGTTTGTCTTGGTGGTTTATATATCCTTTTCTTGTTATGCCTAATGTTAGTTATCATGAGGTGTTTAAGGTTAGTTACTTTGAACCCATATAAATAAAGAGGTTCATTAGCTTATATAATTAACATTTAGGAAATACAATTTATAATTTTCATCTTGTTTGCATATTATCTTTTATGAAACAACGTTTTTATCACATTTTCTATGCTAACATTGAACAAGTTGAGACAAACAAAGCCCTCTcaattggctataaatacaatgTTATGGAAACAAAAAAACAGGATataaattgattttattttcattgACATATGCTATGTTTTTGCTTGTGGAGAACATTTTGGTGGTTCTATAGTGAAGGCTTATAAAATTTTTAAATATGTTAATCGCGCTAACATTGGATTAACTATACCAGATCAATGACAATACCAAATCAATTAAcatatttaaaattttataaatCTTCACTTTAAAGTCACCAAGACATTCTCTGATAGCATTAGTGAAAACATAGCCATActaatgaaaataaaatcaacTTATATCTTGTTTTAGTTTTCATAACAAAGTATAAAACAAGACTTGTGAAAAGAGTTATAACAAAAGATTATATATTTTGGTTTGCTTCAACTTTGGTTTATCACTCTATTTATAATCAAATTGAGAGAGATCATAAACTTTGTTTGGCTCAACTTGTTAAATGTTGGCACACAAAATGTGATAAAAACATACAATGAAAATTATAAATTGTAGTTCCCAAAATCATAATTATACAAGCTAACGAACctaattatttatatttatatgagTTCAAAGCAATTAATCttacataaaaataaaataaaatagggGTTGATATAACAAACACTTCGTAATTACTAATATTAATAAGCcttaaaaaaatatacaaaacACCCAAGGTTGGTTAACACAACTCAACCCTTCCTCAAACAAAGATTGGTTTATGAATCTATATTTGGCTTCAAAACCAGATGTGAGATTTTCCTCTGTGTATAATGATAAACATCCATGGAAacaattaattttttttctttcaataTTCTCATTATCAACTGATTGTCATATACTTTTGCCAATAGGTATGCATTTTTTGTATCATACATCATTCTGTTATATCATGGAACATCACTATCAATTTCAAAACTTGATTTGTATGTACTCTAAGAAATAGGAATGCTAGTTAATCTTGAACAATATCTTTCTAGGCCCAGCTGTTGAAAAGCAGTTTCTATGGGATGAGTACTGGTGGCCTCTCTTTTGTGAAAAACACAATGAATGGAAATTAAGTTTTCTTTCCTTCAAGGGAAGGGAACCTCTGGTCCTGCCAAATTGGTGAAGTATTTCTCCATGGTTTGGTTTTCAAAGTCAGATATAGGGACCTTCTTTTTTTTGCATGCCTAATTAATTTTTATGGTTCCGTTGATACTTAATTGTTATGCCTAATTGTTTTTTATGGTTCCATTGATACTTAATTGTTACATACGATATCTCTATTTTCGTACCAAACTATCCGGTTGGATATAGTTTGCATTCACTTATTGAAAAAGAAATACACTACATGCTGAACATATTAAAATTCTTAGACTCCTGGTATTTAACGTATATAGGCATTTGACGTATTTATTTATGTAAAACTACTGGTGTACCAAACATGCCTGTAGGCAGGCACGAAAACATGGGCATTTGAATGGTGAGTTTCCTTATTTCTCTCATCTTTTCCATTGACAAATTAGTCAAAGCCacaaatttcataggttgaatTCTATGATTTGTTCGTGTTCACCTAACTGTGGTGTATGGTGTATGCATTAAATTTTTTTAGTGCATCTTTTTATCTATTGAAATTGCATCGGAGTCTCGCATTACTCTTCATTTTTTTATCGAATTTTTGGGATGGGCTCCAAATCTATTTAATATGGTATTAGAGTTAGATTAACGATTGCGTTTTTGATTGACTAaaatagtctcacattggttggGAATCAAGACTAAGTCTAATTTATATATACAACACTCATACACTTCAATTCAACAGACGCCTTTTATAAAGAACAAAGCCGTGAGAATTCTCACAATTTAAGCAAACAATATCTTGTAGCCGCAGTGATGCGGACTTGAGGTCTATCGGAACATTGACATTAGAAGGAGGGGATGGGCCCACATGCTCGCACTCTGTTCTTTAGCTTTGACTGAGGACAATTGTTAATGATTGATTAAAATAGTCCTATTTTGTTTGGGAATCAAAGATAAGGGTAGTTTATATAAAACATCCATACACCTCAATCTAACGAGGCGTCTTTTCTAAAAGACAAAGTTGCGAAGATTTTCACACCCAAAACAAGCAATATCTCGTAGCCGGAATGATGCGGACTTGGGATCGATCAATATAGATTGCAATGAAAATTTTGACCCATGACCTATGCTAGAGGCTTGGATGAGTATTGAAGTTGTATTAGAGTATTACATTGTTTAAGTTTATGAATTGTTAGATGCATAGATGTGTTTGAACATCCTCATCCTTTAAACTTGTTTTTGGTAAGATCCAAACTCATTTAGTAATAACAAGCATTTTCTCCTTCTCTAAGGATTTAGGATTTAAAATTTTGATCAGGTTTGTTTGGTTCCGTTAGTGGCAAACATGAATCTTAACATAAAGGTTCTGTTGAAAAGGATCTAATCTTCACATGCTTAGTCATGTAAACCAACTACACAACATAAGAAACTTGCCAAATTAAACTAAATGATTCACACATGACACATCTAGTTTATTCCCAAAAGTTCCCCTGTATATCAAACATTATTTGCCCCTGAAAACTACAACTAGTGGATTACAGCTTTATTGACAAAGACCAAAAATCTCATTGAGCATGCAATGTCTCTTTAGTTCCCACTGCTCATGGTATTGCACTTTTGTATTGTAGCTTCTAGGTAGCTTTCATGGGTCTCATAACATTCAACTATTGCTTCCCTTTTCCTTTTCCCTATATTAACTTTAAAATTTACAAATAAGGAAAAAGTTTCATTTGCTATTATGATTGCATGTGAGGGCAAAAACAGAATAGAATGATACAAGCTGAGGTATATAAACCCTAtgaagagaaaaagaaaaaagtaacTTCCTCATCCTTTAACTCCCTCTTGTACCTCCAGAAGAGGTAACTGATTCAGACATAAAGATGGTGGAAGTTTAGTTAGAATTCGCAAGCTTTCAAATCTCATTCTATCCGGTATAAGTCTCGGTCGAACAAATCACTTCCTTATTCAGCTCCATTATTATGCTTGCTGATACTAAGAGTCAAGTATATCAATAATAATGTTCCCACGCTTGACCTGTTTCGAGTTTCAAAACATATTAATCGATGCACATAAAATTGTACACACTCTGGTCATTATTATAGTAAATTTGACTTTTTTGATACATCAATTGTTAAATGAGAAAAAAAAGTAAAATTTACGACCAGAGAATGTATTAAGGATTAAGACTAACACAAGTTTATAGATAAGAGATGAATCTTACAAT is a window of Lathyrus oleraceus cultivar Zhongwan6 chromosome 6, CAAS_Psat_ZW6_1.0, whole genome shotgun sequence DNA encoding:
- the LOC127091306 gene encoding pyruvate, phosphate dikinase regulatory protein 1, chloroplastic yields the protein MPISQLCPNTHPILQIKACNRNNNNNDTGSKSVTGKPRVSPQLNRWSRARAIRSGRKLDRSSPRTQTLEPNHSPPTVPFAVDPDDTVTEDGSEFRAKSIYIVSDGTGWTAEHSVNAALGQFDYCLVDHGCPVSTHLFSGIDEVERLLEIIKQAVKENALLVYTLADSSLSSAAEKACKLWGVPSTNVLGPITEAVASHLGVSPSGLPRGASGVPLSDDYFRRIEAIEFTIKQDDGASPQNLAKADIVLTGVSRTGKTPLSIYLAQKGYKVANVPIVMGVDMPKTLSQVDPKKVFGLTINHSVLQEIRRTRAKTLGLSSESRTNYSEMDYIREELEFARKLFAQNPVWPVIDVTAKAIEETAAVVLRLFHDRKHKCTMSRISKRY